The proteins below come from a single Ruegeria sp. SCSIO 43209 genomic window:
- a CDS encoding metal ABC transporter ATP-binding protein, protein MIELATVQGVSVDGQDIDLCPLAIRGLTVSYGQKPAVFSVDMTVQPGAMTAIIGPNGAGKSTLLKAALGIVSPLSGQVTVFGQPLEDQRARIAYVPQRASVDWDFPTRVIDVVLMGLSRQLGLLGRVRARHTARAMDCLHRVGMREFADRQIGQLSGGQQQRVFLARALAQDADMYLLDEPFAGVDAATEKAIIAVLKSLKEAGKTVVVVHHDLATVTDYFDHVFLIKTRKVAEGPVEQAFTAETLQAAYGGRLATAQIDQISRALG, encoded by the coding sequence ATGATTGAACTCGCAACAGTTCAGGGCGTTTCTGTCGACGGGCAGGACATCGATCTTTGCCCTCTCGCCATTCGTGGTCTGACAGTCTCATACGGTCAGAAGCCAGCGGTTTTCTCGGTCGATATGACGGTGCAGCCCGGCGCCATGACGGCGATTATCGGGCCAAATGGGGCTGGCAAATCAACCTTGCTAAAGGCTGCTTTGGGGATCGTGTCTCCGTTGTCGGGTCAGGTGACCGTGTTTGGTCAGCCGCTCGAGGACCAGCGGGCACGCATCGCCTATGTACCGCAGCGCGCCAGCGTGGACTGGGATTTCCCGACGCGCGTGATTGATGTGGTGCTGATGGGCTTGTCGCGTCAATTGGGCCTGCTGGGTCGGGTTCGTGCCCGCCATACCGCCCGTGCCATGGACTGTCTGCACCGTGTCGGTATGCGGGAATTTGCCGACCGTCAGATCGGGCAGCTTTCTGGTGGTCAGCAACAGAGGGTCTTTCTTGCGCGCGCATTGGCACAGGATGCCGACATGTATTTGTTGGACGAACCTTTTGCAGGCGTGGACGCCGCGACTGAAAAGGCGATCATCGCCGTGCTGAAATCGTTGAAAGAGGCTGGCAAGACCGTTGTTGTAGTGCATCACGATCTGGCCACAGTCACCGACTATTTCGATCATGTGTTCCTGATCAAAACCCGCAAAGTGGCCGAGGGACCAGTGGAGCAGGCCTTTACCGCTGAAACGCTGCAGGCCGCTTATGGCGGACGTCTTGCAACGGCTCAAATCGATCAGATTTCGCGCGCGCTGGGGTAG